A genomic region of Archangium lipolyticum contains the following coding sequences:
- a CDS encoding CehA/McbA family metallohydrolase — MRSPFVFCPFLLCLLVCTSAAAAGPLVLEGEVPTEGSFFDVPFEVPPGTVELEVRHDDLASENILDWGLEDPNGFRGYGGGNEEPAIVGERAASRSYLAGPLPAGTWKVTVGKAKIRKTPARYRIEVILRTQATLAPQPERQPYHPADALSSQARWYAGDFHVHSRESGDARPALEEIARYARGQGLDFVVLTEHNTTSTLDFLGDAQSRFPDLLLVPGIEYTTYAGHANAIGATRYVPPRVGEGVSLKEAVDEFHRQGALFSINHPTYDVGDMCIGCAWQHTVPPGGVDGVEVANGGWEKLGRFFSEGALGYWDWLCTQGQHAAALGGSDDHRAGVDLDFTQSAIGNPTTLVYARELSVRALLDGIRDGRTVVKLQGPEDPMVELTSSVAPTGDTVLAEGTRLSARVTGAKGQQVRFVHNGVRLPLVAVTSDDFVVEQDVTAPEHGEDRFRVEVWVNDRPRTVTSHLWVARSSEMRGIPGPVPQLGEPGRCGCGSAPDWSLGVLTLVALALRSGRRSPSSRRCNRPSRRGE, encoded by the coding sequence GTGCGTTCCCCCTTCGTCTTCTGCCCGTTCCTGCTCTGTCTCCTCGTCTGTACTTCCGCCGCCGCCGCCGGACCGCTGGTGTTGGAGGGGGAAGTGCCCACCGAGGGCAGCTTCTTCGACGTCCCCTTCGAGGTCCCTCCCGGCACGGTGGAGCTGGAGGTCCGCCATGACGACCTCGCCAGCGAGAACATCCTCGACTGGGGACTGGAGGACCCGAACGGCTTCCGAGGCTACGGCGGTGGCAACGAGGAGCCCGCCATCGTGGGCGAGCGGGCGGCTTCGCGCTCCTACCTCGCTGGCCCCCTGCCCGCGGGCACCTGGAAGGTGACGGTGGGCAAGGCGAAGATTCGCAAGACGCCCGCGCGCTACCGCATCGAGGTGATTCTGCGCACGCAGGCCACGCTCGCGCCCCAGCCCGAGCGCCAGCCCTACCACCCCGCCGACGCGCTCTCCTCGCAGGCCCGTTGGTACGCGGGCGACTTCCACGTCCACTCGCGCGAGAGCGGTGATGCCCGGCCCGCGCTGGAGGAGATCGCCCGCTACGCGCGTGGACAGGGGCTCGACTTCGTCGTGCTCACCGAGCACAACACCACGTCCACGCTCGACTTCCTCGGAGATGCCCAGTCGCGCTTCCCCGACCTGCTGCTGGTGCCGGGCATCGAGTACACCACCTATGCGGGCCATGCGAACGCCATCGGCGCCACCCGCTACGTGCCTCCGCGCGTGGGCGAGGGGGTCTCCTTGAAGGAGGCCGTGGATGAGTTCCACCGCCAGGGCGCCCTCTTCTCCATCAACCACCCCACCTACGACGTGGGCGACATGTGCATCGGCTGCGCGTGGCAGCACACCGTGCCCCCGGGCGGCGTGGACGGTGTCGAGGTGGCCAATGGCGGCTGGGAGAAGCTGGGGCGCTTCTTCTCCGAGGGCGCGCTCGGTTATTGGGATTGGCTGTGCACACAGGGGCAACACGCCGCGGCGCTCGGAGGCAGCGATGACCACCGCGCCGGCGTGGACCTGGACTTCACCCAGAGCGCCATCGGCAATCCCACCACCCTCGTGTATGCGCGCGAGTTGAGCGTGCGGGCGCTGCTGGACGGCATCCGTGATGGTCGCACGGTGGTGAAGCTCCAGGGACCGGAGGACCCCATGGTGGAGCTGACGAGCAGCGTGGCGCCCACTGGGGACACCGTGCTCGCGGAGGGAACCCGGCTGAGTGCCCGTGTTACGGGTGCGAAGGGGCAACAGGTGCGCTTCGTCCACAACGGCGTGCGATTGCCGCTCGTGGCGGTGACGTCGGATGACTTCGTGGTGGAGCAGGACGTCACCGCGCCCGAGCACGGTGAGGATCGCTTCCGCGTGGAGGTCTGGGTGAATGACAGACCTCGCACCGTCACCAGTCACCTCTGGGTGGCGCGATCCTCGGAGATGCGCGGCATCCCTGGCCCCGTGCCCCAGCTCGGTGAACCCGGCCGTTGTGGCTGTGGCTCGGCTCCGGACTGGAGCTTGGGAGTGCTCACGCTGGTCGCGTTGGCACTGAGGAGCGGGCGGCGATCTCCGAGTTCGAGGCGCTGCAACCGCCCAAGCCGTAGGGGGGAATGA
- a CDS encoding efflux RND transporter periplasmic adaptor subunit, whose amino-acid sequence MLSGCKPGAPEAAQPQEQAPVTLGPEDVVRVEPRELQEGPVLSGTLQARRAATMRSEAQGAVLEMAVEQGQEVKKGQLLARIQDLSQQDQLLAATTAVRVGRDALRVARAEEARNRKLAEAGVITRRDFERAELARVQAESQLAEANARLALARQQVGRTRILAPFNGIVSERHASAGDVVQPGTPLYTVIDPTSMRLEASVPAAQLNTLKPGTRVDFTVGGYGDRTFAGRIERINPAVDPATGQVRLYVTLPNTEQALLTGLFAEGRVASLQREAPAVPVSVVDTRAEPPTVLLVKEGRVARVPVTLGMTDQMARLVELRSGVESGDVVLRGSARELAEGTPVQVRLPREQPREPEQGVGGGGPPPAESVSPPR is encoded by the coding sequence GTGCTCTCGGGCTGCAAGCCGGGAGCGCCGGAGGCGGCCCAACCGCAGGAGCAGGCCCCGGTGACGCTCGGGCCGGAGGACGTGGTGCGGGTGGAGCCCCGCGAGCTGCAGGAGGGGCCCGTCCTCTCCGGCACGCTCCAGGCCCGGCGCGCCGCCACCATGCGCTCCGAGGCGCAGGGCGCCGTGCTGGAGATGGCCGTCGAGCAGGGCCAGGAGGTGAAGAAGGGCCAGCTCCTCGCGCGCATCCAGGACCTCTCGCAGCAGGACCAGCTCCTCGCGGCGACCACGGCGGTGCGGGTGGGGCGTGACGCCCTGCGGGTGGCCCGGGCCGAGGAGGCGCGCAACCGCAAGCTGGCCGAGGCGGGCGTCATCACCCGGCGCGACTTCGAGCGGGCGGAGCTGGCGCGCGTGCAGGCCGAGTCGCAGCTCGCCGAGGCGAATGCCCGGCTGGCGCTCGCGCGTCAGCAGGTGGGCCGCACCCGCATCCTCGCCCCCTTCAATGGAATCGTGAGCGAGCGTCACGCCAGCGCGGGAGACGTCGTCCAGCCGGGCACGCCGCTCTACACCGTCATCGACCCCACCAGCATGCGGCTGGAGGCCTCGGTGCCGGCCGCCCAGCTGAACACGTTGAAGCCCGGCACGCGGGTGGATTTCACCGTCGGCGGCTATGGCGACCGCACCTTCGCGGGCCGCATCGAGCGCATCAACCCGGCGGTGGATCCAGCCACCGGCCAGGTGCGCCTCTACGTCACCCTGCCCAACACGGAGCAGGCGCTGCTCACCGGGCTCTTCGCCGAGGGGCGGGTGGCGTCGCTCCAACGCGAGGCGCCCGCCGTGCCCGTCTCCGTGGTGGACACTCGCGCCGAGCCGCCCACGGTGCTGCTCGTGAAGGAGGGCCGGGTGGCGCGCGTGCCGGTGACGCTGGGCATGACGGACCAGATGGCGCGGCTGGTGGAGCTGCGCTCCGGCGTGGAGTCCGGTGACGTGGTGCTGCGTGGCTCGGCGCGGGAGCTGGCCGAGGGCACGCCCGTGCAGGTGCGGCTGCCCAGGGAGCAGCCCCGGGAGCCCGAGCAGGGCGTGGGCGGTGGTGGGCCTCCCCCGGCCGAGTCCGTGTCCCCGCCGCGCTGA
- a CDS encoding sensor histidine kinase: MKLRMRLALTTAAVALAIALGLAWLHWTFETSERESILAEYALTQMLQGGRERCEASPSTWSHEQSFGPRGPPPGGPNGPPPPPPSRNWFGRKEPGGPPPPPGGTVLFAYDTELVARNPAAPPLHQKLATAMRKGRETAGRSPGLDDRGMRELVVRMPWASGPCAFVLARQWGPGPRGRRSPTPPPDMLVFPSLIALAGVLLTVGPVVRRLRQLTREVRTSVSSAYQGHITLQGNDEVTELARAFDEAGREVRAQMDLKEQREQTLRSFLENTTHDVMIPLTVLQGHLAELQQRAARGEPVEASVVAAASQEAHYMAALIHNLGAAARLEAGEPAVQRAPVDLNALVERCMSRHRPIARQQDVALEYAVPEEPVRVLGDDILIEQAVSNVIYNAVRYNARGGHVAVVLERQPGSTFRLRVLDDGPGIPENELSRIVERRVRGNAARTRGPGGNGLGLNIAWKVTVLHGWRLELGRSEYGGLQVDFLGELLSEAEPGGTRRTPGIG, from the coding sequence ATGAAGCTGCGCATGCGGCTGGCGCTCACGACCGCGGCGGTGGCGCTCGCCATCGCGCTGGGGCTGGCGTGGCTCCATTGGACCTTCGAGACGAGCGAGCGCGAGTCGATACTCGCCGAGTACGCTCTCACGCAGATGCTCCAGGGCGGGCGTGAGCGCTGCGAGGCTTCTCCCAGTACCTGGAGCCATGAGCAGTCCTTTGGACCTCGCGGTCCCCCACCGGGTGGGCCCAATGGCCCTCCGCCACCGCCACCCTCTCGGAACTGGTTTGGAAGGAAGGAGCCGGGCGGCCCTCCTCCACCCCCCGGAGGAACGGTGCTGTTCGCCTACGACACGGAGCTCGTGGCCCGAAACCCCGCCGCGCCCCCGTTGCACCAGAAGCTCGCGACGGCCATGCGCAAGGGACGGGAGACGGCCGGCCGGTCCCCCGGGCTCGACGACCGGGGCATGAGGGAGCTGGTGGTGCGGATGCCCTGGGCCTCCGGCCCGTGCGCCTTCGTGCTCGCCCGGCAATGGGGACCGGGCCCGCGAGGACGGCGGTCTCCGACTCCCCCTCCCGACATGCTGGTGTTCCCCTCGTTGATCGCCCTGGCGGGCGTGCTGCTCACGGTGGGGCCCGTGGTGCGCCGCCTGCGCCAGCTCACCCGCGAGGTGCGCACCTCCGTGAGCAGCGCATACCAGGGGCACATCACCCTCCAGGGGAACGATGAAGTCACCGAGCTGGCGCGTGCCTTCGACGAGGCCGGGCGCGAGGTGCGCGCACAGATGGATCTCAAGGAGCAGCGGGAGCAGACGCTGCGCTCGTTCCTGGAGAACACCACGCACGACGTGATGATCCCCCTGACGGTGCTCCAGGGACACCTGGCCGAGCTGCAACAACGCGCGGCCCGGGGCGAGCCAGTGGAGGCGTCGGTCGTCGCGGCGGCCAGCCAGGAGGCGCATTACATGGCGGCGCTCATCCACAACCTGGGCGCCGCGGCCCGGCTGGAGGCGGGCGAGCCGGCCGTGCAGCGCGCTCCGGTGGACCTCAACGCCCTGGTGGAGCGGTGCATGAGCCGCCACCGCCCCATCGCGCGCCAGCAGGACGTGGCGCTCGAATACGCCGTGCCGGAGGAGCCGGTGAGGGTGCTCGGGGACGACATCCTCATCGAGCAGGCGGTGAGCAACGTCATCTACAACGCCGTGCGCTACAACGCGCGCGGAGGGCATGTGGCCGTCGTGCTCGAGCGCCAGCCGGGGAGCACGTTCCGCCTGCGAGTGCTCGACGACGGGCCCGGCATTCCCGAGAACGAGCTGTCGCGCATCGTCGAGCGGCGCGTCCGGGGCAACGCCGCGCGCACGCGAGGGCCGGGAGGCAACGGCCTCGGGCTCAACATCGCCTGGAAGGTGACGGTGCTGCACGGGTGGCGCCTGGAGCTGGGGCGCTCGGAGTATGGAGGGCTCCAGGTGGACTTCCTCGGTGAGCTGCTCTCCGAGGCCGAGCCGGGTGGAACGCGCCGGACGCCGGGCATCGGGTAG
- a CDS encoding response regulator transcription factor: MGERILLIEDDHQLGAQITDFLGRAGFEATWWSEGRPLQPGEAAAYRLVILDLMLPGTYGMDILRQLREGSDVPVLILSARNDTADKVRALKLGADDYMTKPFWPEELVERVRARLRRPVMQRQNAVELGGLSVDLESHEVRVQGKPVELTRVEFELLAALARRPGAAVTRQWLVENVLDPEREGTERTLDVHVSRLRRKLGPGKHIETVWGIGYRLGDGEGS; the protein is encoded by the coding sequence ATGGGTGAGCGCATCCTGCTCATCGAGGACGACCATCAGCTCGGAGCACAAATCACGGACTTCCTGGGACGGGCGGGCTTCGAGGCCACGTGGTGGTCCGAGGGACGTCCCCTGCAACCCGGCGAGGCGGCGGCCTACCGGCTCGTCATCCTGGACCTGATGCTGCCCGGCACCTACGGCATGGACATCCTCCGGCAGCTCCGCGAGGGCTCGGACGTGCCGGTGCTCATCCTCAGCGCGCGCAATGACACCGCGGACAAGGTGCGGGCGCTCAAGCTGGGGGCCGACGACTACATGACCAAGCCCTTCTGGCCCGAGGAGCTGGTGGAGCGCGTCCGCGCGCGCCTGCGCCGGCCCGTGATGCAGCGGCAGAACGCCGTGGAGCTCGGTGGGTTGTCCGTGGACCTCGAGAGCCACGAGGTGCGCGTCCAAGGCAAGCCGGTGGAGCTCACGCGCGTGGAGTTCGAGCTGCTGGCCGCGCTCGCCCGCCGGCCGGGAGCCGCGGTGACGCGCCAGTGGCTGGTGGAGAACGTGTTGGACCCCGAGCGCGAGGGCACCGAGCGGACGCTGGACGTGCACGTGTCGCGGCTGCGCCGCAAGCTCGGCCCCGGCAAGCACATCGAGACGGTGTGGGGCATCGGCTACCGGCTCGGGGACGGAGAGGGCTCATGA